A window of Syngnathoides biaculeatus isolate LvHL_M chromosome 9, ASM1980259v1, whole genome shotgun sequence contains these coding sequences:
- the LOC133505976 gene encoding arachidonate 12-lipoxygenase, 12R-type-like — MVDYEVTVYTGDRVNATTLNSVHIKLVGTNGESDRTWLRSLVIFRGSVSTYTVSCPNSLGELVLIELDKRQFFLLPDDAWFPDKVEIKSPEQDIYTFPIHCWISDRETHRYREGKALRTFDETNSLGQYAREQELSQRSIDYEWELYHPGVPYTIKSDGPSSLPDEVQFSFTKTTEFAFTAATGLAELQLKGLVDNQENWENLDKINDVFRNKDTPLSDYVQEHWTEDGLFAYQFLNGVNPTLIRRCKTLPKNFPVTDDMVFMPDGSSLSKEMTEGNIYLCDYKNLDGMPANTIQGMQQYLTAPLVLLHKRPDDKLMPIAIQLKQTPAEDNPIFLPTDSPYDWLTAKIFVRSADFAEHQINAHLLRTHLLAEVFAVSLLRNLPMVHPLYKLLIPHTRYTLQINELARTQLIGPTGVFTLFAAPGGEALTKILARSLSSITFRSLCIADDIVDRDLQDVPNFYYRDDGLQLWNIMSKYVQGVIQYYYKSDDEIQRDSELQTWIKDIFERGFLSQTQTGIPQSFTTVPELVKFATVVMFTSSCQHAAVNSGQYDYGGWMPNTPATLQRPPPTEKGTTSKATMLETLPPINVTVQGMATVWLLSRQSSDFVPLGHYPEDHYTEETPRQLQKDFKAELDMLSIAIGNRNQGLEIPYTYLDPKKVENSVAI; from the exons ATGGTGGACTACGAGGTAACCGTCTACACCGGTGACCGTGTCAACGCCACCACGTTGAACAGCGTGCACATAAAACTGGTGGGAACAAATGGCGAGAGTGACCGCACGTGGCTGAGGTCTTTGGTCATCTTCAGAGGATCA GTGTCTACTTACACGGTTTCCTGCCCAAACTCCCTTGGAGAGTTGGTTCTGATAGAACTAGACAAACGGCAATTCTTCCTTTTGCCCGACGACGCTTGGTTCCCTGACAAGGTGGAAATCAAATCACCCGAGCAAGACATCTACACCTTTCCCATCCACTGCTGGATCAGTGACAGGGAGACTCACCGCTATAGAGAGGGCAAAG CTCTGAGGACCTTTGATGAAACCAACTCACTTGGTCAGTATGCGAGGGAGCAGGAGCTGAGCCAGCGAAGCATAGACTACGA ATGGGAATTGTATCATCCAGGTGTGCCCTACACCATAAAGTCAGATGGTCCTTCTAGCTTGCCGGATGAGGTCCAGTTCTCCTTCACCAAGACTACAGAGTTTGCATTCACAGCAGCTACAGG GTTGGCCGAGCTCCAGCTAAAAGGGTTGGTTGACAACCAGGAAAACTGGGAAAATCTTGACAAAATCAATGACGTTTTCCGGAACAAAGATACCCCCTTATCAG ATTATGTCCAGGAGCACTGGACGGAAGATGGATTATTTGCATACCAGTTTCTAAATGGAGTCAATCCCACCTTGATTCGACGTTGCAAAACTCTACCGAAAAATTTCCCTGTGACGGATGACATGGTCTTCATGCCGGATGGATCAAGCTTGTCGAAGGAGATGACG GAAGGCAACATATACCTGTGTGACTACAAGAACCTGGACGGCATGCCGGCCAACACCATTCAAGGGATGCAGCAGTACTTGACGGCGCCCCTTGTCTTGCTTCATAAAAGACCCGACGACAAGCTGATGCCGATTGCCATCCAG CTGAAGCAGACTCCGGCTGAGGACAACCCCATCTTCCTCCCAACTGACTCCCCATATGACTGGCTGACAGCTAAGATTTTTGTCAGAAGTGCCGATTTTGCAGAGCACCAAATCAATGCGCACTTACTGCGCACTCACCTGCTGGCGGAGGTTTTTGCGGTGTCACTGCTGCGCAATCTGCCAATGGTGCATCCCCTGTACAAG CTCCTCATACCCCACACTCGCTACACTCTGCAGATCAATGAATTAGCTCGGACACAGTTAATAGGACCAACTGGAGTCTTCACCCTG TTTGCAGCTCCTGGTGGAGAGGCTTTGACGAAGATCTTGGCGAGATCGCTGTCCTCAATCACCTTCAGGTCCCTTTGCATCGCTGATGACATTGTCGATCGCGACTTGCAGGATGTCCCCAACTTCTACTACAGAGATGATGGACTCCAACTTTGGAACATTATGTCTAA ATATGTGCAGGGAGTAATACAGTACTACTACAAGAGCGATGATGAGATCCAGCGAGACTCAGAACTGCAGACTTGGATTAAGGACATTTTTGAACGCGGATTCCTTTCCCAGACACAAACAG GAATCCCTCAGAGTTTCACCACTGTACCCGAGCTGGTCAAATTTGCCACCGTGGTGATGTTTACAAGTTCATGCCAACATGCAGCTGTAAACAGCGGACAG TACGACTACGGTGGCTGGATGCCCAACACCCCGGCAACCCTGCAGCGTCCTCCACCAACAGAAAAGGGGACAACCAGCAAGGCCACAATGCTGGAGACTTTGCCCCCGATCAATGTCACAGTTCAAGGAATGGCCACAGTCTGGCTGCTCAGCAGGCAGTCATCAGACTTT GTCCCTCTCGGACACTACCCGGAAGACCATTACACTGAAGAGACTCCCCGCCAATTGCAAAAGGATTTTAAAGCCGAGCTTGACATGTTATCGATCGCGATCGGCAACAGAAACCAAGGTCTGGAAATCCCGTACACGTATCTCGACCCAAAGAAGGTCGAGAACAGTGTGGCCATCTAA